One stretch of Amycolatopsis tolypomycina DNA includes these proteins:
- a CDS encoding metallophosphoesterase, whose product MSTLSNTRTSGATAARLAAGTLALGAATLGYAVGIERRRWTLRTAELPVLAPGSRPFTILHVSDLHMLPGHHSKQRWVAALDELNPDLVVNTGDNLSHRTAVPAVLRALGPLLDRPGVFVFGSNDYYAPKPKNPARYLMPQGKKKRIHGVQLPWRDLRAAFVEHGWTDLTHVRRTVDVGGQRVFAAGVDDPHLRRDRYADIAGPADSGAALRLGVTHSPEPRVLDTFATDGYDLVLAGHTHGGQLRLPGYGAIVTNCDLDRSRARGASRWGAHMWLHVSAGLGTSPWAPARFACPPEASLLTLVPRGSNAGDPHKAAPRKARDSVR is encoded by the coding sequence GTGAGCACGCTCAGTAACACACGCACGTCGGGGGCGACGGCGGCGCGCCTCGCCGCGGGGACGCTGGCGCTCGGCGCCGCAACGCTCGGTTACGCCGTCGGCATCGAACGGCGCCGCTGGACCCTCCGGACCGCCGAACTGCCGGTGCTGGCTCCCGGGTCGCGGCCGTTCACGATCCTGCACGTCTCGGACCTGCACATGCTGCCCGGCCACCACAGCAAGCAGCGGTGGGTCGCCGCGCTCGACGAGCTGAACCCGGACCTCGTCGTCAACACCGGGGACAACCTGTCGCACCGGACCGCGGTGCCGGCCGTGCTGCGCGCGCTGGGGCCGCTGCTCGACCGGCCCGGCGTGTTCGTCTTCGGCAGCAACGACTACTACGCGCCCAAGCCGAAGAACCCGGCCCGGTACCTGATGCCGCAGGGCAAGAAGAAGCGCATCCACGGCGTCCAGCTGCCGTGGCGCGACCTGCGCGCGGCCTTCGTCGAGCACGGCTGGACCGACCTGACGCACGTCCGCCGCACGGTCGACGTCGGCGGGCAGCGCGTGTTCGCGGCCGGCGTCGACGACCCGCACCTGCGCCGCGACCGCTACGCCGACATCGCGGGCCCGGCCGACAGCGGCGCGGCCCTCCGCCTCGGCGTCACGCACTCGCCCGAGCCGCGGGTGCTCGACACGTTCGCGACGGACGGTTACGACCTCGTCCTGGCCGGCCACACCCACGGCGGCCAGCTCCGGCTCCCGGGTTACGGCGCCATCGTCACCAACTGTGACCTGGATCGCAGCCGGGCCCGCGGGGCCTCGCGCTGGGGGGCGCACATGTGGCTGCACGTGTCGGCCGGGCTGGGGACGTCGCCGTGGGCGCCGGCGCGGTTCGCCTGCCCGCCCGAGGCCAGCCTGTTGACGCTGGTCCCGCGCGGATCGAACGCCGGTGACCCGCATAAGGCAGCCCCCCGCAAAGCCCGCGACAGCGTCCGCTAG
- a CDS encoding transglycosylase domain-containing protein produces the protein MRKADGLFKLIGLCLLAGVLVAGMLFPVVGAAGVMSNQASETVEKTSSDLADIPPPLVTTVTDNSGKPIATLYSQYRLPINPDQINEAMKWALVSVEDKRFYEHHGVDWQGTLRAAVSNSTGADTQGASTLTQQYVKNYLINVVYRGDTIGQKKAQEQSIARKLKEARIAIQLETKLSKQQILAGYLNIVEFSRQIYGIGAAAHAYFDTTPEKLTVPQAALLAGLVNNPINNDPWNHPDKATARRNLVLDRMVDNKKLAKADADRFKGEPLGVVPDSPKKPPANCIGAGPEAGFFCQYVEDYLLKAGGMTRDQLYSGGYTIKSTLDERANHEAKVSAEAQVKKTQPYIANTLSLVKPGKDRHEVVALAANRDYGQNQDAGQTTYTLPAGVYNTGGAGSTFKVFTTAAAMDKGIVGIYSPIDIPDTYVSRVYTGGGNSCPQTGPPLRSRWYCVGNAGDYSRLASGATIQTALATSPNTAFVELEDRIGSTGPAIDMAHRLGLRDTMASSAAGRTPDPKAEKAELRDPQSKFYGPQGNSPGLGSFTLGVSPVSGLEMANVAATILSGGVWCPPTPIAGVTDRNGKPVAVKEAPCEQAVPEGLANTLAIGMSKDDQPGGGTSFQAANAAGWTRPLIGKTGTTQANVSAAFVGGTPQIAGAAMTFKFGGGQGGICDAGPGRVSLCPGGRDGNIFGGHAPARTWFGAVSRILEGQPEAPLPQPDPRYMGGPGR, from the coding sequence GTGCGAAAAGCGGATGGTTTGTTCAAGCTCATCGGCCTCTGTCTGCTCGCGGGGGTGCTCGTCGCCGGCATGCTCTTCCCGGTCGTGGGGGCCGCCGGTGTCATGTCCAACCAGGCCAGCGAGACGGTGGAGAAGACCTCCTCCGACCTCGCGGACATCCCGCCGCCGCTGGTGACGACCGTCACGGACAACTCCGGCAAGCCGATCGCGACCCTGTACAGCCAGTACCGGCTGCCGATCAACCCGGACCAGATCAACGAGGCCATGAAGTGGGCCCTGGTCTCGGTCGAGGACAAGCGGTTCTACGAGCACCACGGCGTCGACTGGCAGGGCACGCTCCGCGCGGCCGTCAGCAACAGCACCGGCGCCGACACCCAGGGCGCCTCGACGCTGACCCAGCAGTACGTCAAGAACTACCTGATCAACGTCGTCTACCGCGGCGACACGATCGGCCAGAAGAAGGCCCAGGAGCAGTCGATCGCCCGCAAGCTCAAGGAAGCGCGGATCGCGATCCAGCTCGAGACGAAGCTGAGCAAGCAGCAGATCCTCGCGGGCTACCTGAACATCGTCGAGTTCTCCCGGCAGATCTACGGCATCGGCGCGGCCGCGCACGCGTACTTCGACACGACGCCGGAGAAGCTCACCGTGCCGCAGGCCGCGCTGCTGGCCGGCCTGGTCAACAACCCGATCAACAACGACCCGTGGAACCACCCGGACAAGGCCACCGCGCGCCGCAACCTCGTGCTCGACCGCATGGTGGACAACAAGAAGCTGGCGAAGGCCGACGCGGACCGCTTCAAGGGCGAGCCGCTGGGCGTGGTCCCGGACTCCCCGAAGAAGCCGCCGGCCAACTGCATCGGCGCGGGCCCGGAGGCCGGGTTCTTCTGCCAGTACGTCGAGGACTACCTCCTCAAGGCAGGCGGGATGACGAGGGACCAGCTCTACTCCGGCGGCTACACGATCAAGAGCACGCTGGACGAGCGCGCCAACCACGAGGCGAAGGTCTCGGCGGAGGCACAGGTCAAGAAGACGCAGCCGTACATCGCGAACACATTGTCGCTGGTCAAGCCGGGTAAGGACCGGCACGAGGTGGTGGCGCTTGCGGCGAACCGCGACTACGGGCAGAACCAGGACGCCGGGCAAACGACGTACACGCTGCCCGCGGGCGTCTACAACACCGGCGGCGCCGGGTCGACGTTCAAGGTCTTCACCACCGCCGCCGCGATGGACAAGGGAATCGTCGGGATCTACTCGCCGATCGACATTCCGGACACCTACGTGTCGCGCGTGTACACCGGCGGCGGCAACAGCTGCCCGCAGACCGGGCCACCGCTGCGCTCACGCTGGTACTGCGTGGGCAACGCCGGTGACTACAGCAGGCTCGCCTCCGGCGCAACCATCCAGACCGCACTGGCCACGTCGCCGAACACCGCGTTCGTCGAGCTCGAAGACCGGATCGGCAGCACCGGCCCAGCGATCGACATGGCACACCGCCTGGGGCTGCGCGATACGATGGCCAGCAGCGCGGCGGGCCGCACGCCCGACCCGAAGGCGGAGAAGGCCGAGCTGCGCGATCCCCAGAGCAAGTTCTACGGCCCCCAGGGCAACAGCCCCGGGCTCGGCTCGTTCACCCTCGGGGTGAGCCCGGTCAGCGGGCTGGAGATGGCCAATGTGGCCGCTACCATCCTGTCCGGTGGCGTCTGGTGCCCGCCGACACCGATCGCGGGGGTGACCGATCGCAACGGGAAACCGGTGGCGGTCAAGGAAGCCCCGTGCGAGCAGGCGGTGCCGGAAGGCCTGGCGAACACGCTCGCGATCGGGATGAGCAAGGACGACCAGCCGGGTGGCGGCACCTCGTTCCAGGCCGCCAACGCGGCGGGCTGGACCCGGCCGCTGATCGGCAAGACCGGAACCACGCAGGCGAACGTGTCGGCGGCCTTCGTGGGCGGCACCCCGCAGATCGCCGGTGCGGCCATGACGTTCAAGTTCGGCGGGGGCCAGGGCGGTATCTGCGACGCCGGCCCCGGCCGGGTCAGCCTCTGCCCCGGCGGCCGTGACGGCAACATCTTCGGTGGACACGCCCCGGCCAGGACCTGGTTCGGAGCGGTGTCGAGGATCTTGGAAGGCCAGCCGGAAGCGCCGTTGCCGCAGCCGGACCCGAGGTACATGGGCGGCCCCGGCCGCTGA
- a CDS encoding RHS repeat-associated core domain-containing protein produces the protein MAAPKAAAAAQAPTCAVPRLSANRQVMQPNPAQVNWAIQMAEQGLLTGSAYTRPAGFANLGLAAYAPNSDFPLIPLSHPAGSTWNTVPRSVYEAIVAQESNWSQASWHAPAGTAGGPLVADYYGAGGDIKSINYAGSDCGYGLGQVTTGMHVGDHVYSVNGQTKVAMDYQENLAAGLQILESTWNQLYTDGITANGGDPRYLENWYFAAWAYNSGIQPNAANGNTTGCTPGPSCTGPHGTWGLGWTNNPANLDYPPNRDPYLQDTYADAAHPASWPYQERVLGWMASPLLRYGSRAYATPEYHGGRTWVQPAPFTAMCGTDNHCDPVNTNPTTPGASHCLLDDFQCWWHQPVTWIGTCATTCATSGYAVGAGSAEPANPTRNPPTCALDTSKVAGNAIIVDDEPNRLNLQGCGAANWTGNGTFTYTYGTNSAGDPIGAIDTHQLGTGLGGHILFSHTEDGSNPALINTGTWTPNLPSLQYYKIKLHIPGLGAQATNVVYTINPGGGVSPWRIRVNQAWNSEQWVTIGTFAMTNGGNVVLNNNGSSTTTGGTNNSDYDVAFDAVAFIPQGGTPGSPIGGPPGIQDAPKGSNPAFVACGCVRRTAGDPVDTSTGYFGQDFTDLATPGRGVPLEVTRSYAESIADPNGPNKALAADGPFGWGWTFTYNMSAVTDGATGNVTVRQEDGSAVAFVNSNGAYAPAAPRYDATLVKAGSTYVYTRRGTTILTFDQATGRLLSMADLPGSKANPPYRTALAYDGAGHLSTVTDPGGRTYTFTWTGGHITAVADQAGRSVTYGYDGEGNLTDVYGVGTTRTPVLRDDDHARYTYASGTHLMTSMRTPGNFAGPASAVTSMTYDPAERVTVQTDPDGRATKFTYAPDGGLTAGQVLVTDPAGHKDLQTYQGGLLISETRGYGTPDAGTSSYTYDPVTLGVTTQTDPAGGVQTFAYDDHGNRISASDALGYTTNYAYDDAGNLVEVIAPDGVATVNTYDQADHLPAGVSGLRVLTSSTVTKANNVVESTTGNFGPEPVRTSGFFYDDAAHPGDGTRSVDPMGKTTTRTFDVFGDVTSSTDPDGNRTGYGYDTARGFPTSVVDGEGKTTTYENDAHGRRTRTVDPLGHASSAGYDADGLVVSATDGNGRTTTSAYDGDGHLVTETQADGTTKLTHYNPDGTVSDTVDGLGAVTRYGYDGQGRQTSRTDADNSVATTSYDPAGRPKTVTDAAGRVTTYVHDAIGRATSLSYSDGITPNVTFGYDAVGRRISMTDGTGNSTWAYDTFGELVAAKQGSGATTLHGYDDNGNEITTTYPGQAKAVVRTYDDAGQLHAVTDTAGNTTTFGYTKNGKVRTTAYPNGTTVTNTYDDRSSLTGTTAVTGSTTVLSLTYGRDNAGQLSAQTVGSGPSQAFGYTPREQLASAGAATFTYDAADNPVKVGNATQAFDPAGRLCWTLPAGTVASPSCAVAPGGSTTYSYDALGNRTKAGAKTYEYDQAGRLTSSTGTATYRYNGDGLRMAKTVGSVTSPYVWDGAEVPSLLSDGTTSYLYGPDGLPIEQSGPGGIAFFVHDQLGSTVGLLTATGTVGGTYAYTPYGVATASGTLTSPLQYAGQYTDAESGFLYLRARYYDPATAQFLTVDPLVAQTRQPYVYAGGNPTTFTDVTGLSFWGDLATGLGIAGAVLGAGICFVAEPCGLGLVAVVGGGSVLVGAGAGLAAAGAGAAAGLGLAGGLYAAANSGRGSSGGSGGSSGSAPKKPMIGQNGTRTTSTTTWNKGQYRIDVENPNPGQRPGQLHFQDQSGRIPKCQYNFDTGQFEGLPSKLAQQLKSDPAFQRGIQQGLKILGN, from the coding sequence ATGGCAGCGCCGAAGGCCGCCGCGGCTGCCCAGGCACCGACGTGCGCCGTGCCGCGCCTCAGCGCGAACCGGCAGGTCATGCAGCCCAACCCCGCCCAGGTGAACTGGGCGATCCAGATGGCCGAGCAGGGACTGCTGACCGGCTCCGCCTACACCCGGCCGGCCGGGTTCGCCAACCTCGGCCTCGCCGCCTACGCGCCCAACAGCGACTTTCCCCTGATTCCGCTGTCCCACCCGGCGGGCAGCACCTGGAACACCGTGCCCCGGTCGGTCTACGAAGCCATCGTCGCTCAGGAGTCGAACTGGTCGCAGGCGTCGTGGCACGCCCCGGCGGGGACCGCCGGCGGTCCGCTCGTCGCCGACTACTACGGCGCGGGCGGCGACATCAAGTCGATCAACTACGCGGGTTCCGACTGCGGCTACGGCCTCGGCCAGGTCACCACCGGGATGCACGTCGGCGACCACGTCTACTCGGTCAACGGGCAGACCAAGGTGGCGATGGACTACCAGGAGAACCTGGCCGCCGGGCTGCAGATCCTCGAGAGCACGTGGAACCAGCTCTACACCGACGGCATCACCGCCAACGGTGGCGACCCGCGCTACCTCGAGAACTGGTACTTCGCCGCTTGGGCCTACAACTCCGGTATCCAGCCGAACGCGGCCAACGGCAACACGACCGGGTGCACGCCCGGGCCGTCCTGCACGGGCCCCCACGGGACCTGGGGGCTGGGCTGGACCAACAACCCGGCCAACCTCGACTACCCGCCCAACCGTGATCCGTATCTGCAGGACACCTACGCCGACGCGGCGCACCCCGCCAGCTGGCCGTACCAGGAGCGGGTGCTGGGCTGGATGGCCAGCCCGCTGCTGCGGTACGGGTCGCGCGCGTACGCGACCCCCGAGTACCACGGCGGCCGCACCTGGGTGCAGCCCGCGCCGTTCACCGCGATGTGCGGTACGGACAACCACTGCGACCCGGTCAACACCAATCCGACGACTCCCGGCGCCAGCCACTGCCTGCTCGACGACTTCCAGTGCTGGTGGCACCAGCCGGTGACGTGGATCGGCACCTGCGCGACCACCTGCGCCACGAGCGGCTACGCGGTCGGCGCCGGCTCGGCCGAGCCGGCCAACCCGACCCGCAACCCGCCGACGTGCGCGCTCGACACGAGCAAGGTCGCGGGGAACGCGATCATCGTCGACGACGAGCCCAACCGGTTGAACCTGCAGGGGTGTGGCGCGGCGAACTGGACCGGTAACGGGACCTTCACCTACACCTACGGCACCAATTCCGCCGGCGACCCGATCGGGGCGATCGACACCCACCAGCTCGGCACCGGGCTCGGTGGCCACATTCTCTTCAGCCACACCGAGGATGGCAGCAACCCGGCTTTGATCAACACCGGTACGTGGACACCGAACCTGCCCAGCCTGCAGTACTACAAGATCAAGCTGCACATCCCCGGGCTCGGCGCCCAAGCGACCAACGTGGTTTACACCATCAACCCCGGCGGCGGCGTCAGCCCGTGGCGGATCCGCGTGAACCAGGCGTGGAACTCCGAGCAGTGGGTCACCATCGGCACATTCGCGATGACCAACGGCGGCAACGTCGTCCTGAACAACAACGGCAGTTCCACCACGACCGGTGGCACGAACAACTCGGACTACGACGTGGCGTTCGATGCTGTGGCCTTCATCCCCCAAGGCGGCACACCCGGCTCGCCGATCGGGGGGCCGCCCGGGATCCAGGACGCGCCGAAGGGCAGCAATCCGGCGTTCGTCGCCTGTGGCTGCGTGCGCCGGACGGCGGGTGACCCGGTCGACACGAGTACCGGCTATTTCGGCCAGGACTTCACCGATCTGGCCACGCCCGGCCGGGGTGTTCCGCTGGAGGTCACCCGCAGCTACGCCGAGAGCATCGCCGACCCGAACGGGCCCAACAAGGCGCTGGCGGCCGACGGACCCTTCGGCTGGGGCTGGACGTTCACCTACAACATGTCCGCCGTCACCGACGGCGCGACCGGCAATGTCACGGTCCGGCAGGAGGACGGGTCCGCGGTCGCGTTCGTGAACAGCAACGGCGCCTATGCGCCGGCCGCGCCACGCTACGACGCGACGCTCGTCAAGGCCGGTTCGACGTACGTCTACACCCGCCGCGGCACCACGATCCTCACCTTCGACCAGGCAACCGGCCGGTTGCTGTCGATGGCGGACCTGCCCGGCAGCAAAGCGAACCCGCCCTACCGGACGGCCCTGGCCTACGACGGAGCAGGCCACCTTTCCACCGTGACGGACCCCGGCGGCCGCACGTACACCTTCACCTGGACCGGTGGCCACATCACGGCGGTGGCCGACCAGGCCGGTCGCTCGGTCACCTACGGCTACGACGGGGAAGGCAACCTCACCGACGTCTACGGCGTGGGCACCACCCGGACACCGGTGCTGCGGGACGACGACCACGCCCGCTACACGTACGCGTCCGGTACGCACCTGATGACTTCCATGCGGACCCCGGGTAACTTCGCCGGTCCGGCATCAGCCGTGACGTCGATGACCTATGACCCGGCCGAACGCGTGACGGTGCAGACCGATCCCGACGGCCGGGCCACCAAGTTCACCTACGCCCCCGACGGCGGGCTCACCGCCGGGCAGGTCCTGGTGACCGATCCGGCCGGGCACAAGGACCTGCAGACCTACCAGGGCGGGTTGCTGATCAGCGAAACGCGGGGCTACGGCACCCCGGACGCGGGCACCTCGTCCTACACCTACGACCCGGTCACGCTGGGTGTCACGACGCAGACCGACCCCGCCGGCGGCGTGCAGACCTTCGCCTACGACGACCACGGCAACCGGATCTCGGCCTCGGACGCCCTGGGCTACACGACGAACTACGCCTACGACGACGCCGGCAACCTCGTCGAGGTCATCGCGCCCGACGGGGTCGCCACGGTCAACACCTACGACCAGGCCGACCACCTGCCGGCCGGGGTGAGCGGGCTGCGCGTGCTCACGTCCTCGACCGTCACCAAGGCCAACAACGTGGTCGAATCGACGACCGGCAACTTCGGTCCGGAACCCGTTCGCACCAGTGGTTTCTTCTACGACGACGCGGCCCACCCCGGTGACGGCACGCGATCGGTCGACCCGATGGGCAAGACCACCACGAGGACTTTCGACGTCTTCGGCGACGTGACTTCGTCCACCGATCCGGACGGGAACCGGACCGGCTACGGCTACGACACCGCACGCGGGTTCCCGACGTCCGTTGTGGACGGCGAGGGGAAAACCACGACCTACGAAAACGACGCGCACGGCAGGCGCACGCGAACCGTCGATCCTCTGGGCCACGCCAGCTCGGCCGGCTACGACGCCGACGGCCTCGTGGTGTCCGCGACGGACGGAAACGGCCGGACCACCACCAGTGCCTACGACGGTGACGGGCACCTGGTGACGGAGACCCAGGCCGACGGCACGACCAAGCTCACGCACTACAACCCCGACGGCACCGTCTCCGACACCGTGGACGGCCTCGGCGCCGTGACCCGTTACGGCTACGACGGGCAGGGGCGGCAGACGAGCCGGACCGACGCCGACAACAGTGTCGCGACGACCTCGTACGACCCGGCGGGCCGCCCGAAGACGGTGACCGACGCAGCCGGGCGCGTCACGACCTACGTCCACGACGCGATCGGCCGGGCGACGTCCCTTTCGTACTCGGACGGCATCACGCCGAACGTGACCTTCGGCTACGACGCCGTGGGCCGCCGGATCTCGATGACCGACGGCACCGGGAACTCGACCTGGGCCTACGACACGTTCGGTGAGCTCGTCGCGGCCAAGCAGGGCTCGGGTGCCACGACGCTCCACGGGTACGACGACAACGGCAACGAGATCACGACGACGTATCCGGGCCAGGCCAAGGCGGTCGTGCGCACCTACGACGATGCCGGGCAGCTGCACGCGGTGACCGACACCGCCGGCAACACGACGACGTTCGGGTACACCAAGAACGGCAAGGTGCGGACGACCGCGTACCCGAACGGCACCACGGTCACCAACACCTACGACGACCGCAGCAGCCTGACGGGCACCACCGCCGTCACCGGCAGCACGACCGTGCTGTCGCTCACCTACGGCCGGGACAACGCCGGTCAGCTGTCCGCGCAGACCGTCGGTTCCGGGCCGTCGCAGGCTTTCGGCTACACCCCCCGGGAGCAACTGGCGTCGGCCGGCGCGGCGACCTTCACCTACGACGCGGCGGACAACCCGGTGAAGGTGGGGAACGCGACCCAGGCGTTCGACCCGGCAGGCCGGCTCTGCTGGACGCTGCCGGCCGGCACCGTCGCTTCGCCCTCCTGCGCCGTCGCACCGGGCGGGAGCACGACGTACTCCTACGACGCACTCGGCAACCGCACGAAGGCGGGAGCGAAGACGTACGAGTACGACCAGGCCGGACGGCTGACGTCGAGCACCGGCACGGCGACCTACCGGTACAACGGTGACGGCCTCCGGATGGCCAAAACGGTGGGGTCGGTGACGTCTCCCTACGTCTGGGACGGCGCGGAGGTCCCGAGCCTGCTTTCCGACGGGACGACGAGCTACCTCTACGGGCCCGATGGCCTGCCGATCGAGCAGAGCGGGCCCGGCGGGATCGCGTTCTTCGTGCACGACCAGCTCGGTTCCACCGTCGGCCTGCTCACCGCGACCGGCACGGTGGGTGGGACCTACGCCTACACCCCCTACGGCGTGGCAACCGCGTCGGGGACGCTGACGTCGCCCCTGCAGTACGCGGGCCAGTACACCGACGCGGAGTCCGGATTCCTGTACCTGCGCGCGAGGTACTACGACCCGGCCACCGCCCAGTTCCTGACCGTCGATCCGCTCGTGGCGCAGACCCGCCAGCCCTACGTGTACGCCGGCGGCAACCCGACCACGTTCACCGATGTCACGGGCCTGAGTTTCTGGGGTGACCTGGCGACCGGCCTCGGGATCGCGGGTGCCGTGCTCGGCGCCGGGATCTGTTTCGTCGCCGAGCCCTGCGGTCTCGGCCTCGTCGCGGTGGTCGGCGGCGGAAGCGTGCTCGTCGGGGCTGGTGCGGGCCTCGCGGCCGCGGGGGCCGGGGCGGCGGCCGGGCTCGGCTTGGCCGGTGGGCTCTACGCGGCGGCGAACTCGGGCCGCGGCTCCAGCGGGGGCTCCGGCGGGAGCTCGGGCAGCGCCCCGAAGAAGCCCATGATCGGGCAGAACGGCACCCGGACGACGAGCACGACGACCTGGAACAAGGGCCAGTACCGGATCGACGTCGAAAACCCGAACCCCGGGCAGCGGCCGGGACAGCTGCACTTCCAGGACCAAAGCGGCCGGATCCCCAAGTGTCAGTACAATTTTGATACCGGCCAGTTCGAAGGCCTGCCGAGCAAACTGGCGCAACAACTCAAGAGCGACCCTGCATTCCAGCGCGGAATTCAGCAGGGCCTCAAGATTCTGGGGAACTGA
- a CDS encoding methyltransferase domain-containing protein, whose amino-acid sequence MLEGYAPGYGADAVSMLAARTAAERATFAQPLFRPGTWVVDLGCGPGSITLGLAAESRVTGLDVDAGQVALARAAARRAGRSTVDFVVGSAYDLPFASGSVDVAFSHALFEHLAAPADALAELYRVLRPGGRLALSTSDWSKARLRPKTANVDAALRGHYLMRRRAGGNPFAGRTIAEECVRAGFTEVASRAKYREDMSYRNLAKYVESRLDAAITDPAYARDRDQLASAARSAWMWTRGGDGDFSQCWVEVTATR is encoded by the coding sequence GTGCTGGAGGGTTACGCGCCGGGCTACGGTGCAGACGCGGTGTCGATGCTGGCCGCGCGCACGGCGGCGGAGCGCGCGACGTTCGCCCAGCCCCTGTTCCGGCCGGGCACGTGGGTGGTCGACCTGGGCTGCGGTCCCGGTTCGATCACGCTGGGCCTGGCCGCGGAGTCCCGGGTGACGGGCCTCGACGTCGACGCGGGCCAGGTGGCACTGGCCCGGGCGGCGGCCCGCCGCGCCGGAAGGTCCACAGTGGACTTCGTGGTGGGCTCGGCGTACGACCTGCCGTTCGCTTCCGGCAGCGTGGACGTGGCGTTCTCGCACGCGTTGTTCGAGCACCTCGCCGCTCCGGCGGACGCCTTGGCGGAGCTGTACCGCGTGCTCCGACCCGGCGGGCGGCTGGCGCTGTCCACATCGGACTGGAGCAAGGCGCGCCTGCGCCCGAAGACGGCGAACGTCGACGCGGCGCTGAGAGGGCACTACCTCATGCGCCGCCGCGCGGGCGGCAACCCGTTCGCCGGGCGCACCATCGCGGAGGAGTGCGTCCGGGCGGGCTTCACGGAGGTGGCTTCGCGCGCCAAGTACCGCGAGGACATGAGTTACCGCAACCTGGCGAAGTACGTGGAGTCGAGACTCGACGCGGCGATCACGGACCCGGCGTACGCCCGCGACCGCGACCAGCTGGCGAGCGCGGCCCGCTCGGCGTGGATGTGGACCCGCGGCGGCGACGGGGATTTCAGCCAGTGCTGGGTCGAGGTGACGGCCACCCGCTGA